The following proteins are co-located in the Pseudomonas synxantha genome:
- a CDS encoding TolC family protein, with the protein MNSKCCCTGWSFLAGLAASVLALPSFASALTFDEALRLAENNAPSLTAQDAKIQAATSAAIPAGELPDPKLLLGVQNYPIGGPDRWSIDQDFMTMQVVGIRQEMPNSDKRKARIEVADAAVDRASAERRVARLNVRQSTALAWIRSYSVERKDALFQDFYKENRLLTDTVRAQIAGGRAQPADAVTPKQEAAQLAEQQDDLVRQRAQARAALKRWIGPAADDKPVGGLPDWPIETSGYSHKLQHHPELAAFVPMTREAQAKIREAEAEKQSDWSWEFDYQHRGQQFGDMVSVQFSWDLPLFPNSRQNPKIAAKHAELNQLEAEREALSREHTQQLEDELADYERLNRAVSRNQESLLPLAKEKVELTMASYRSGKGDLNSVVAARRELIEARLKQVDVEEQRALTSARLYFSYGESAQ; encoded by the coding sequence ATGAACTCCAAGTGCTGTTGCACAGGTTGGTCCTTCCTGGCCGGCCTGGCGGCAAGCGTACTTGCATTGCCGAGCTTCGCTAGCGCATTGACATTCGATGAAGCGCTGCGTCTGGCCGAAAACAATGCACCATCGTTGACCGCACAAGACGCCAAAATTCAAGCAGCCACTAGCGCGGCCATTCCCGCCGGCGAACTACCCGATCCCAAGCTACTGCTGGGCGTGCAGAACTACCCCATTGGTGGACCCGACAGATGGAGCATCGACCAGGACTTCATGACCATGCAAGTGGTCGGGATTAGGCAGGAGATGCCCAACAGCGACAAGCGCAAAGCACGTATCGAGGTCGCGGATGCGGCTGTTGATCGAGCGTCAGCCGAGCGTCGAGTGGCGCGTCTGAACGTCCGACAGTCCACGGCATTAGCCTGGATCAGAAGCTACTCGGTTGAGCGTAAAGATGCGTTGTTCCAGGACTTCTACAAAGAAAACCGTCTTCTGACCGATACCGTCAGAGCTCAGATTGCGGGTGGCCGAGCCCAACCCGCCGATGCGGTGACACCTAAACAGGAAGCTGCTCAACTGGCTGAGCAGCAGGATGATTTAGTTCGTCAACGTGCACAGGCCCGGGCCGCCCTCAAGCGCTGGATTGGCCCTGCCGCCGATGACAAACCGGTAGGCGGTTTGCCTGATTGGCCTATTGAGACCTCAGGTTACTCCCATAAGCTGCAACATCACCCCGAATTAGCGGCTTTTGTGCCGATGACCCGTGAAGCACAAGCCAAGATCCGTGAAGCTGAGGCGGAAAAGCAGTCTGACTGGAGCTGGGAATTCGATTATCAGCACCGAGGCCAACAATTCGGTGACATGGTCAGCGTGCAGTTTTCATGGGATCTCCCGCTGTTCCCTAACTCTCGGCAAAACCCCAAGATTGCGGCCAAGCACGCCGAACTAAACCAGCTTGAGGCTGAGCGCGAAGCCCTGTCACGCGAGCATACCCAGCAACTGGAGGATGAGTTGGCTGACTACGAGCGCCTCAATCGTGCAGTCAGCCGTAATCAGGAAAGCTTGTTGCCGTTGGCTAAAGAAAAGGTCGAACTCACGATGGCCAGCTACCGCTCCGGCAAGGGTGATTTGAACTCGGTTGTTGCCGCCCGACGCGAACTCATCGAAGCCCGTCTCAAGCAGGTTGACGTTGAAGAGCAACGTGCCCTGACCAGCGCTCGCCTGTATTTCTCTTACGGGGAGTCCGCTCAATGA
- a CDS encoding efflux RND transporter periplasmic adaptor subunit, protein MIFKLWKGTLIIGISIALGVAGGYWLAQPRMSGVAGVVPDHEPKASADRKVLYWYDPMYPQQKFDKPGKSPFMDMQMIPQYADTKGDSAAIRIDPSLTQNLGVRLASVSRGVFASTLNVVGVLAFNERDVAVIQARTAGFVERVYAHAPGDVLKANAALADILVPEWAAAQEEFLALKRSGDAGLLTAARQRLRLTGMPLTLIAQVERTGKVQSNLTLTSPIGGVLQELSVREGMTVAAGETLARVNGLSSVWLAVAVPEAEAGSIVVGQAAEARLSAFPGVVLKGVVSAILPETSSDSRTLRVRVELPNPDGRLRPGLTAQVSLNRSTEQSVLWVPSEAVIRTGRRALVMLSEDAGRYRPVEVQLGQDNDGKTAILKGLEEGQKVVTSGQFLLDSEASLKGVVASSLDVSPSTMPVGALHEADGQIVEINDKEVTLAHGPFKTLGMPGMTMTFPLATPALMKGLKTGDKVRIAVSQTDDGLRVERLERSGGQP, encoded by the coding sequence ATGATTTTTAAATTATGGAAAGGGACTTTAATCATCGGCATCTCGATTGCCTTGGGTGTTGCCGGGGGTTACTGGTTAGCCCAACCGCGAATGAGCGGAGTAGCTGGTGTCGTACCGGATCATGAACCCAAAGCCTCTGCCGATCGAAAAGTTCTGTATTGGTATGATCCCATGTACCCACAACAGAAATTCGATAAACCGGGTAAGTCACCCTTCATGGACATGCAGATGATCCCTCAATACGCAGATACCAAGGGGGACAGCGCTGCCATTCGAATTGATCCAAGCCTGACTCAGAACCTTGGTGTGCGACTGGCTAGTGTCAGTCGAGGCGTATTTGCCTCGACACTGAACGTGGTAGGTGTGCTGGCCTTCAACGAACGGGACGTTGCAGTCATTCAGGCCCGTACAGCGGGTTTTGTCGAGCGTGTGTATGCCCACGCACCTGGTGATGTGCTGAAAGCGAATGCCGCCTTGGCAGATATCTTGGTGCCGGAGTGGGCAGCTGCTCAGGAGGAATTTCTCGCCCTCAAGCGTAGTGGCGATGCTGGCTTGCTGACAGCGGCCCGGCAGCGACTGCGGCTAACCGGAATGCCACTTACGTTAATTGCTCAAGTTGAGCGCACTGGCAAAGTTCAATCGAACCTGACGCTGACCAGCCCTATTGGTGGTGTGCTTCAAGAGCTGAGTGTGCGTGAAGGTATGACGGTGGCCGCAGGCGAGACGTTGGCTCGTGTTAATGGTTTGAGCAGTGTCTGGCTGGCCGTGGCTGTACCAGAGGCGGAAGCTGGGTCAATCGTAGTAGGGCAAGCAGCTGAAGCGCGTTTATCCGCATTCCCTGGAGTTGTGCTCAAGGGCGTCGTCAGTGCGATTCTTCCGGAAACCAGTTCGGACAGTCGCACACTTCGCGTTCGAGTTGAGTTACCCAATCCAGATGGCCGACTCAGACCAGGTTTGACCGCACAGGTAAGCCTCAATCGTTCAACGGAGCAAAGTGTTCTGTGGGTGCCGAGCGAGGCCGTCATTCGTACCGGTCGACGTGCGTTGGTCATGCTCTCTGAAGACGCTGGTCGATATCGCCCGGTGGAGGTGCAGCTAGGCCAGGATAACGATGGCAAGACGGCGATATTGAAAGGCTTGGAAGAGGGGCAGAAAGTGGTGACCTCTGGCCAGTTCCTGCTCGACTCGGAGGCCAGTCTCAAGGGCGTTGTCGCAAGCTCATTGGACGTTTCGCCATCTACTATGCCCGTTGGCGCTTTGCATGAGGCCGATGGTCAGATCGTTGAGATCAACGACAAAGAAGTCACGCTCGCCCACGGTCCCTTCAAGACATTGGGTATGCCAGGCATGACGATGACTTTCCCTCTCGCCACTCCTGCTCTGATGAAGGGCCTAAAAACGGGCGACAAGGTTCGGATCGCTGTTAGCCAGACGGACGATGGTCTGCGTGTTGAACGTCTGGAACGCTCTGGGGGCCAGCCATGA
- a CDS encoding efflux RND transporter permease subunit, translating into MIAALIRWSVANRFLVLLATLFVTAWGIWAVQSTPIDALPDLSDVQVIIRTPYPGQAPQIVENQVTYPLATTMLSVPGAKTVRGYSFFGDSFVYVLFEDGTDLYWARSRVLEYLSQIQSRLPASAKPALGPDATGVGWIFQYALVDRSGGHDLAQLRALQDWFLKFELKTLPNVAEVATVGGMVKQYQVQLDPLKLANLGITQSEVTEAIGKANQETGGAVLEMAETEFIVRASGYLKTLNDFRAIPLKLGAGSVPVTLGDVATIQLGPEMRRGITELDGEGETVGGVVILRSGKNARETIAAVKTKLDELKSSLPAGVEIVTTYDRSKLIDRAVENLSHKLIEEFIVVALVCGIFLWHLRSSLVAIISLPVGVLIAFIVMRYQGINANIMSLGGIAIAIGAMVDAAVVMIENAHKKVEAWHVANPGEELKGERHWHVMTEAAAEVGPALFFCLLIITLSFIPVFTLEAQEGRLFGPLAFTKTYAMAAAAGLSVTLVPVLMGYWIRGRIPNEQQNPLNRWLIRIYEPALDAVLHRPKITLLVALLVFVSALWPISRLGGEFLPPLDEGDLLYMPSALPGLSAQKAAQLLQQTDRLIKTVPEVEHVFGKAGRAETATDPAPLEMFETTIQFKPHEQWRPGMTQEKLVEELDQAVRVPGLTNIWIPPIRNRIDMLATGIKSPIGVKVAGTNLTEIDAVTQAIERVAKDVSGVSSALAERLTGGRYIDVDIDRKAAARYGLNIADVQSIVAGAIGGENVGETIEGLARFPINVRYPREWRDSLGALEQLPIYTPLGSQITLGTVAKIKVSDGPPMLKSENARPSGWVYIDVRGRDIASVVADLRRVVSEQVKLQPGMSLSYAGQFEFLERANARLKLVVPATLLIIFVLLYLTFARFDEALLIMATLPFALTGGVWFLYLLGFNLSVATGVGFIALAGVSAEFGVIMLLYLKNAWAEREDLGDRTEHGLMAAIREGAVQRVRPKAMTVAVIIAGLLPILLGSGTGSEVMSRIAAPMVGGMITAPLLSLFVIPAAYRLMRRRHLSVEPINPQEKVV; encoded by the coding sequence ATGATTGCGGCCCTTATTCGCTGGTCGGTGGCCAACCGCTTTCTTGTGTTGCTGGCGACGCTGTTCGTCACGGCATGGGGGATCTGGGCGGTTCAAAGTACGCCCATCGATGCATTGCCAGACCTGTCGGATGTTCAGGTAATTATCCGTACACCTTACCCAGGCCAAGCCCCACAGATCGTCGAAAACCAGGTGACCTATCCACTGGCAACCACCATGCTCTCGGTACCTGGGGCCAAGACTGTGCGCGGTTACTCCTTCTTTGGCGACAGCTTCGTTTATGTGCTGTTCGAAGACGGAACTGACTTGTACTGGGCCCGCTCGCGGGTGTTGGAATACCTGAGCCAGATACAAAGCCGCCTACCAGCCAGTGCTAAGCCAGCCTTAGGACCTGATGCCACTGGCGTTGGCTGGATTTTCCAGTACGCGTTGGTTGATCGCAGCGGTGGGCACGATCTGGCGCAACTGCGAGCCCTACAGGACTGGTTTCTCAAATTCGAGCTCAAGACGCTGCCGAACGTTGCGGAAGTTGCCACCGTAGGTGGCATGGTCAAACAGTATCAGGTCCAGCTCGATCCGCTAAAGTTGGCGAACTTGGGTATCACGCAGTCTGAGGTGACCGAGGCGATCGGCAAAGCCAATCAGGAAACCGGTGGAGCCGTGCTGGAAATGGCGGAGACAGAGTTCATCGTACGAGCTTCCGGCTACCTAAAGACGCTCAATGACTTTCGCGCCATCCCGCTCAAACTGGGCGCGGGCAGTGTGCCGGTCACGTTGGGCGATGTTGCCACGATTCAGTTAGGGCCTGAGATGCGTCGAGGCATTACCGAACTCGACGGTGAAGGTGAGACCGTCGGCGGCGTGGTGATTCTGCGCAGCGGGAAGAATGCTCGTGAAACCATTGCGGCGGTCAAAACCAAACTCGACGAGCTGAAAAGCAGTCTGCCGGCGGGGGTTGAAATCGTCACCACCTACGACCGCAGCAAGTTGATTGATCGTGCCGTGGAAAACCTCAGCCACAAGCTGATCGAAGAGTTCATCGTCGTCGCGTTGGTCTGCGGAATCTTTCTCTGGCACCTGCGTTCATCTCTGGTGGCAATCATTTCCCTGCCGGTTGGGGTGCTGATCGCCTTCATCGTGATGCGCTATCAGGGTATCAACGCCAACATCATGTCCCTTGGCGGGATTGCCATCGCCATCGGCGCTATGGTCGACGCTGCCGTGGTGATGATTGAAAATGCCCACAAGAAGGTCGAGGCTTGGCACGTGGCCAATCCTGGGGAGGAACTGAAAGGTGAACGTCATTGGCACGTGATGACTGAAGCGGCTGCCGAGGTAGGACCTGCATTGTTCTTCTGTCTGCTGATCATCACCCTGTCGTTCATTCCGGTGTTCACGCTGGAGGCTCAGGAAGGACGTCTATTCGGTCCATTGGCGTTCACCAAAACCTACGCTATGGCCGCAGCGGCTGGACTGTCGGTAACTCTCGTACCGGTGTTGATGGGGTATTGGATTCGTGGACGAATTCCCAATGAGCAGCAGAATCCGCTAAATCGCTGGTTGATCCGGATCTACGAACCCGCTCTGGACGCCGTATTACATCGACCTAAAATAACGCTGCTGGTTGCGTTGCTAGTCTTTGTCAGCGCGTTGTGGCCGATCTCTCGTCTGGGTGGTGAGTTTCTTCCCCCGCTGGACGAAGGGGACCTGCTCTATATGCCATCAGCTCTGCCTGGATTATCGGCGCAGAAGGCCGCGCAACTGCTTCAACAGACTGACCGTCTGATAAAGACAGTTCCAGAGGTCGAACACGTTTTCGGCAAAGCCGGCCGCGCTGAAACCGCGACTGACCCAGCACCTTTGGAAATGTTCGAAACCACCATCCAATTCAAACCACACGAACAGTGGCGCCCAGGCATGACCCAGGAAAAGCTCGTTGAGGAGCTAGACCAAGCGGTGCGTGTCCCAGGATTGACCAACATCTGGATACCGCCGATTCGTAACCGCATCGACATGCTGGCCACTGGCATAAAAAGCCCTATTGGTGTGAAGGTTGCCGGTACCAACCTGACGGAGATCGATGCCGTCACCCAAGCCATCGAACGTGTTGCCAAGGATGTCTCAGGTGTGAGTTCAGCGTTGGCCGAACGACTGACCGGTGGCCGCTATATTGATGTGGATATCGATCGTAAAGCTGCGGCCCGCTATGGGTTAAATATTGCCGATGTGCAATCGATCGTGGCCGGCGCAATCGGCGGTGAAAACGTCGGGGAGACGATTGAAGGGTTGGCTCGTTTCCCAATTAACGTACGTTACCCTCGTGAGTGGCGGGATTCACTCGGCGCTCTGGAGCAGTTACCTATCTATACCCCTCTAGGCAGCCAGATCACTCTTGGCACCGTTGCGAAGATCAAGGTCAGCGATGGTCCGCCGATGCTTAAGAGTGAGAACGCCCGACCTTCAGGCTGGGTGTATATCGACGTGCGGGGACGGGATATTGCTTCGGTAGTCGCCGATCTACGACGGGTCGTCAGCGAGCAGGTTAAGTTGCAGCCTGGTATGAGCCTGAGCTACGCAGGACAGTTCGAATTTCTCGAAAGGGCCAACGCACGACTCAAGCTGGTGGTGCCTGCCACGCTGTTGATCATCTTCGTGCTGCTTTATTTAACCTTTGCTCGCTTCGATGAGGCCTTGCTGATCATGGCCACTCTGCCATTCGCACTGACTGGTGGGGTATGGTTTCTCTATCTATTGGGATTCAACCTGTCGGTCGCCACTGGTGTCGGCTTTATCGCTTTGGCCGGTGTTTCTGCCGAATTTGGCGTAATTATGCTGCTTTATCTGAAGAACGCCTGGGCTGAGCGTGAAGACCTCGGCGATAGGACCGAGCACGGGCTGATGGCCGCGATTCGTGAAGGCGCTGTCCAGCGCGTTCGGCCCAAAGCCATGACTGTGGCTGTCATCATTGCTGGCTTGTTACCCATTTTGCTGGGCAGCGGGACCGGCAGCGAGGTGATGAGCCGAATTGCGGCACCCATGGTTGGAGGCATGATTACCGCGCCCTTGCTGTCGCTGTTTGTCATTCCGGCAGCCTATCGACTGATGCGTCGCCGGCACCTCTCAGTTGAGCCCATCAATCCTCAAGAAAAAGTCGTATGA
- a CDS encoding DsbA family protein, with the protein MIGLRKYWLMLGCVLAGTSMACLALTRSEIPSPHNTGPWLFGPSKARWTVTEFADLECPYCKTYTPALKTWIQQQKDVNLQWHHLPLDVHGPTALHEAKLAECAGALGGAPAFWQAIDQIFDRTRSNGEGFNGHLNVVDVTYQDLLSCAATDKVIARHVGQQVEEALKAGITATPTVIIKDNTTGSSVKLEGPADGVLLLSARDWLAQKKSCDALQKSNVKSLSHCH; encoded by the coding sequence ATGATAGGCCTTCGCAAATATTGGTTGATGCTGGGGTGCGTTTTGGCAGGCACATCGATGGCCTGCTTAGCCCTCACTCGAAGTGAGATACCATCCCCGCACAACACAGGCCCGTGGTTGTTTGGTCCTTCCAAAGCACGCTGGACTGTGACTGAGTTCGCGGATCTGGAGTGCCCCTACTGCAAGACGTACACACCTGCGTTGAAAACCTGGATACAGCAGCAGAAGGATGTAAACCTGCAGTGGCATCATCTGCCACTGGATGTGCACGGTCCGACCGCATTACACGAAGCCAAGCTCGCTGAATGTGCGGGGGCGCTTGGTGGCGCACCTGCCTTCTGGCAAGCCATTGACCAGATTTTTGACCGGACCCGTAGCAACGGTGAGGGTTTCAATGGGCATCTGAACGTCGTTGATGTTACTTACCAGGACTTATTGTCCTGTGCAGCTACCGACAAAGTGATCGCCCGGCATGTTGGCCAACAGGTCGAGGAGGCCCTCAAAGCGGGCATTACGGCAACTCCTACTGTGATAATTAAAGACAACACGACTGGCAGCTCCGTAAAGCTTGAGGGACCAGCTGACGGGGTATTGTTATTATCAGCTCGTGATTGGCTGGCTCAAAAAAAGAGCTGCGACGCTCTGCAAAAGTCGAACGTTAAATCACTTAGCCATTGTCATTAA
- a CDS encoding conjugative transfer ATPase, with product MGFFERFKTRRATERVEPGVTPGSPLSDDVQGPATETFEAATERYYERLAAMGIPSPSDWRNPKKKPATTADADRLYHVNPSFVDLLPWVDYLPAEKAMLLEDGVSRAAFFELTPIGTEGRDPEWLRKARDALENALQDSFDELETSPWVVQLYAQDETSWDDYLQQLHDYVQPRAQGSAFTQLYLKLMKQHLESISKPGGLFEDTKVSQLPWRGQQRRVRVVVYRRTQGAQADVRGQAPGPYLKIICDRLVGGLANAGIKTHRMDGHAIRHWLIHWFNPRPDHLGPADADIRRFYELVCKQAPGAAEGELPLASGTDFSQNLFYREPLSDIEKGLWYFDGLPHQVVMLDRLRDAPKTGHLTGETRKGGDALNALFDKMPEDTILCITLVITPQDILEGHLEQLSRKAVGDTQASILTREDVATARQLLGRKHKLYRGSVAFYLRGKDDAQLHERSLQLSSALLGAGMEPVEPRDEVAPLNSYLRWLPGNFDPNARKALEWYAQLMFAQHIANLAPVWGRSTGTGHPGITLFNRGGAPITFDPLNKLDRQMNAHLFIFGPTGSGKSASATNILSQIIAIYRPRLFIVEAGNSFGLLGDFAKKLGLTVNRVRLAPGSGVSLAPFADAVKLIEPSQNVKIIQADDLEASDEHLTSQTEDEQRDILGEMEIAARLMITGGEEKEDARLTRADRSAIRQCILNAAKKCVTEQRIVLPEDIREALREMGLEPGIPDARSSRFLEMAEALSMFCMGTEGDMFNRPGTPWPEADITIVDLATYAREGYSAQMAIAYISLLNTVNNIAERDQFKGRPLICFTDEGHIQLKVPLLSPYSVKITKMWRKLGAWFWMATQNVDDVPPEASALLNMIEWWMCLNMPPDEVEKIARFRELTPAQKSMMLSARKESGKFTEGVVLSKSMEMLFRAVPPSLYLALAMTEPEEKKQRFDIMQAKGCSELDAAIEVAATLDRYRGIEPHIITFPEQVTALERQA from the coding sequence ATGGGTTTTTTTGAACGATTCAAAACGCGACGGGCGACAGAGCGTGTGGAACCTGGCGTAACACCAGGTTCGCCGTTATCTGACGATGTGCAGGGACCAGCAACCGAGACGTTTGAGGCTGCTACAGAGCGTTACTACGAACGCCTTGCTGCCATGGGTATTCCCTCGCCGAGCGATTGGCGTAACCCAAAGAAAAAGCCAGCCACAACCGCTGATGCTGACCGTCTATACCACGTCAACCCCTCCTTCGTAGACCTACTGCCGTGGGTAGATTACCTGCCTGCAGAAAAAGCCATGCTATTGGAAGACGGCGTGTCTCGTGCTGCCTTTTTTGAGCTGACACCGATTGGTACTGAAGGTCGGGATCCCGAATGGTTACGCAAGGCCCGCGACGCCCTGGAAAACGCCCTCCAGGACTCCTTCGACGAGCTTGAAACCTCACCCTGGGTGGTTCAGCTCTATGCCCAGGACGAAACCAGCTGGGACGATTACCTTCAGCAACTGCATGACTACGTTCAACCACGCGCACAAGGCAGTGCATTCACCCAGCTTTATTTGAAGCTGATGAAGCAACACCTGGAATCCATCTCCAAACCAGGCGGGCTGTTTGAAGACACCAAGGTCAGCCAACTGCCCTGGAGGGGCCAACAGCGCCGCGTCCGTGTTGTTGTCTACCGCCGTACCCAAGGCGCGCAAGCGGATGTGCGAGGCCAGGCACCAGGTCCTTACCTGAAAATCATCTGCGATCGCTTGGTGGGCGGCTTGGCGAACGCCGGCATTAAAACCCATCGCATGGATGGCCACGCCATTCGCCATTGGCTGATTCATTGGTTCAATCCACGTCCCGATCATCTTGGCCCTGCCGATGCAGATATTCGCCGCTTCTACGAATTGGTGTGCAAGCAAGCACCTGGTGCTGCAGAGGGCGAGCTGCCGCTCGCCAGCGGCACTGACTTCTCGCAAAACCTGTTTTATCGCGAACCACTGTCAGATATAGAGAAAGGTCTGTGGTATTTCGACGGCCTTCCCCATCAGGTGGTGATGCTTGACCGCTTGAGGGATGCTCCCAAGACCGGGCACTTAACCGGTGAAACCCGAAAGGGCGGTGATGCGCTCAACGCACTGTTCGACAAAATGCCAGAGGACACCATTCTCTGTATCACTCTCGTGATCACCCCGCAGGACATTCTCGAAGGGCATCTGGAACAGCTTTCACGCAAGGCAGTTGGAGACACTCAGGCCTCGATCCTGACACGCGAAGACGTCGCCACCGCCCGTCAGTTGCTCGGGCGCAAGCACAAGCTGTACAGAGGTAGCGTAGCGTTTTACCTGCGGGGTAAAGATGATGCCCAGCTGCACGAACGCAGTTTGCAACTCAGCAGCGCATTGCTGGGTGCGGGCATGGAGCCGGTGGAACCTCGGGATGAAGTGGCACCGCTGAACTCCTACCTTAGATGGCTACCCGGCAACTTCGACCCCAATGCGCGCAAAGCACTGGAGTGGTACGCACAACTGATGTTCGCCCAACACATTGCGAACCTGGCCCCCGTCTGGGGTAGGTCGACCGGAACCGGGCACCCGGGTATTACCCTGTTTAACCGTGGGGGAGCGCCGATAACCTTCGACCCGCTGAACAAGCTGGACCGGCAGATGAACGCGCATTTGTTCATTTTCGGGCCTACGGGTTCAGGTAAATCGGCCAGCGCGACAAACATCCTTAGCCAAATCATCGCCATCTATCGGCCACGTCTATTCATTGTGGAGGCTGGCAACAGCTTCGGCTTACTCGGTGATTTCGCCAAAAAGTTGGGTTTGACGGTAAACCGGGTTCGACTTGCACCTGGATCGGGTGTCAGCCTCGCGCCATTCGCTGATGCCGTGAAGCTCATCGAACCCAGCCAAAACGTGAAGATTATCCAAGCTGATGATCTTGAGGCGTCGGACGAACATCTGACTAGCCAGACCGAGGATGAACAACGCGACATCCTGGGCGAGATGGAAATTGCGGCCAGGCTGATGATCACCGGTGGTGAAGAAAAAGAGGATGCCCGTCTTACTCGTGCCGACCGTAGCGCCATCCGCCAATGCATACTGAATGCAGCGAAAAAATGCGTGACGGAGCAACGTATCGTTCTGCCGGAAGATATCCGTGAAGCGCTGCGAGAAATGGGACTCGAGCCCGGTATTCCAGACGCCCGAAGCTCACGATTCTTGGAGATGGCGGAAGCCTTGTCCATGTTCTGTATGGGCACCGAAGGCGACATGTTCAACCGTCCTGGCACCCCATGGCCAGAAGCGGACATTACCATTGTCGACCTTGCCACCTATGCGCGAGAAGGCTATAGCGCACAGATGGCCATCGCTTATATTTCCCTGCTCAACACGGTCAACAACATTGCCGAGCGTGACCAGTTTAAAGGCCGTCCGCTGATCTGCTTCACCGACGAAGGCCACATCCAGTTGAAGGTCCCACTCCTATCCCCCTACTCCGTCAAGATTACCAAAATGTGGCGAAAGCTCGGCGCCTGGTTCTGGATGGCCACCCAGAACGTTGACGACGTGCCGCCAGAGGCCTCAGCCCTGCTCAACATGATCGAGTGGTGGATGTGCTTAAACATGCCGCCTGATGAGGTGGAGAAGATCGCGCGGTTTCGTGAACTGACTCCTGCACAGAAGTCGATGATGCTGTCAGCGCGTAAAGAAAGCGGCAAATTCACCGAGGGCGTCGTGTTGTCCAAAAGCATGGAAATGTTATTCCGGGCGGTACCACCGAGTTTGTATCTGGCCCTGGCCATGACCGAGCCGGAAGAGAAAAAGCAACGCTTCGACATCATGCAAGCCAAAGGCTGCAGCGAGCTGGATGCGGCCATTGAAGTTGCTGCAACGCTTGACCGCTATCGCGGTATCGAACCTCACATCATTACTTTCCCCGAGCAAGTCACGGCCTTGGAGCGCCAAGCATGA
- a CDS encoding TIGR03751 family conjugal transfer lipoprotein, producing MFRLRLTNHGLKLGAYLAIALLASACSTNKDELLPHGDRTMMDVWDQGSSGSSSSSSRQLLDARQDLRRPLETRETDNTMFTRTAQNEIYSQFKRLPNPDLVMYVFPHLAGSDPAPIPGYTTVFPLYQRVQYAMPGERTEAY from the coding sequence ATGTTTCGACTGCGCTTGACTAATCATGGCTTAAAACTAGGTGCATACCTGGCCATCGCCCTACTCGCCTCGGCCTGTTCCACCAACAAAGACGAATTGCTCCCCCATGGGGACCGCACAATGATGGACGTTTGGGATCAAGGCTCCAGCGGCTCAAGCAGCTCGAGCAGCCGCCAATTGCTCGATGCACGCCAAGATCTTCGTCGGCCTCTGGAGACGAGGGAAACAGACAACACCATGTTCACACGTACCGCACAAAACGAGATCTACAGCCAATTTAAACGCCTACCCAATCCCGACCTGGTGATGTACGTCTTTCCTCATTTAGCGGGTTCAGACCCGGCACCGATCCCAGGCTACACCACGGTGTTTCCGCTGTATCAGCGGGTGCAATACGCCATGCCTGGCGAACGCACGGAGGCATATTGA